The DNA sequence ACGAACGTGCTCTGGATGTCCAGCGGATCGGCCCCGACGGTCTTGGCGATGATGTCCTGGGTCAGGACTTCGCATTCCTTGAGCAGGTTCGGGTACTGCTGGGCGGAGTTGTCATTGCGATCCACCGTGCCCGAACCGGACTTGGCGGCGGTGCCGTCGACGGTACGCGCGCAGCCGGTGACCGCGGCGAACACCGACAGGACCGCCACCGCGCCGACGAGCGGACGCCGCAACATCGCCGGGCTCATTTCGCGTTCACGATCGATTGCCGGGTCAGTTCCTTGGCGACGTCGCACGCCGGCGGGAAGGGCTTCTCGGCGAAGCTGACCGACCACTCGATGAAGTCGTCGTTGAACTGGATGCCGATCTCGCACAGGTTGTCCCCCAGCGTCGGATCAGTGCCGACCGCGATGAAACCGCTGTGGCCTTCGATATTGATGTCCTCGACGCTGGTGCGCGACAGCTCCTCGGTCTTGCGTTCCCGCCCGATCGGGCTGCCGCGGAACCAGGTGAAGGAGAAGTGCGGGCCCAGGATGCCGCCACCGGCCAGCCACTGGCAGCCGATCGAGTTCTTGGCGGTGTTCACCAGACCTGTCACCCGCGTCTGCTCGGCGATCGTCTGGTCGCTGATGCCGCCACACTCGGGGAACGTCGGGCCGTGCTTGGCGTTGGCCGGCGACGGCGTGTTGGGCGCCGCCGACGATTGCGGGGCCGGCCCACCGGAGTCCGACGAGCATCCGCTCACCACTGCTGCCGCGACGGCCAGTGCCGCCACGGCCAGTTTGCGCGCCGCTGTCATGCGCACCTGCTGCGAGTCACAGCATGCACTGTAGCGGGCAGCCCATCGACCAACCACCGACATGCCGCTTGACCAGCCGGTTTGTAGGTGACCCGCAGGTTGCCCCGCGACACGGTTCAGCGACCACGCAGTGGCGGTATGCGACAGTAACGGGATGCTCCTGGCGCTGCTGAGACAGTACGTCCGGCCGTACCGGTGGCTGGTCGCAGCGGTGATGGTGCTGCAGGTCATCAGCACGCTGGCCTCGCTGTACCTGCCGACGATCAACGCCGCGATCATCGACGACGGCGTCGCCAGGGGCGACACCGGCCTGATCACCCGGCTGGGTCTGCTGATGCTGGCGGTGACCGCGCTGCAGGGCGTGTGCGCCGTGGGCGCGGTGTATTTCGGTTCGCGCACCGGCATGGGGTTCGGCCGGGACCTGCGCTCGGCGATGTTCCACCACGTGACCACCTTCTCCGAGCGCGAGACCTCCCGATTCGGTGCACCCTCGCTGCTGACCAGGACCACCAACGACGTCCAGCAGATCCAAGTTCTGGTGCAGATGACGGCCACGGTGCTGGTGACCGCGCCGATCATGTGCGTCGGCGGCATCGTCATGGCGATTCACCAGGACGCGGGGTTGTCCTGGC is a window from the Mycolicibacterium anyangense genome containing:
- a CDS encoding DUF3558 domain-containing protein, with the protein product MTAARKLAVAALAVAAAVVSGCSSDSGGPAPQSSAAPNTPSPANAKHGPTFPECGGISDQTIAEQTRVTGLVNTAKNSIGCQWLAGGGILGPHFSFTWFRGSPIGRERKTEELSRTSVEDINIEGHSGFIAVGTDPTLGDNLCEIGIQFNDDFIEWSVSFAEKPFPPACDVAKELTRQSIVNAK